In a genomic window of Corynebacterium choanae:
- the murD gene encoding UDP-N-acetylmuramoyl-L-alanine--D-glutamate ligase translates to MVENQWSRVASVLDVADRPVLVAGAGVTGRSVAALFANYCDIPVVVADDHPAAADTLAETTTAPVIKVAEAQQRIEEFSLVVVSPGWRPDAPLLTAAQGAGVPVIGDVELAWRLDQAGIFGGGAHRWVGITGTNGKTTTTAMTAHMVTAAGIPAIAVGNIGTPVLQALAASTPETVLVCELSSFQLHWTAEFTPDVGVLLNLAEDHLDWHGGFAEYALAKLQLLRAPTVVVGDDPVLQDAIDTHRETISQLRDRSGGQGSWIQFSANDVPAGGVGVAGDRLLLSASAPIDHQGCVAGEDCDLAPAVGISPPGPAGIYDAAAAATAALIVGADSTAITAALASFTVADHRGQCVHTSSDGVQFIDNSKATNPHAALSAMQLGAPFVWIAGGQLKGADIRPLLQATSHNISAAIVLGVDRQQFADALAALAPSIPVVVIDSTDPVAAMNEAVSQAVAAVSRPGVVLLAPAAASLDMYSGMAERGNLFAAAARAYTQ, encoded by the coding sequence ATGGTGGAAAATCAGTGGTCGAGGGTGGCATCGGTGTTAGATGTTGCAGATCGTCCGGTGTTGGTTGCAGGTGCTGGTGTGACGGGTCGATCAGTGGCTGCACTCTTTGCAAATTACTGTGATATTCCGGTGGTGGTGGCTGATGATCATCCTGCAGCGGCCGATACACTTGCCGAAACAACGACCGCGCCGGTCATTAAGGTAGCGGAGGCACAACAGCGGATCGAAGAGTTTTCGCTAGTGGTTGTATCCCCCGGCTGGCGTCCGGATGCGCCGCTGTTGACGGCTGCACAGGGGGCTGGGGTGCCGGTAATTGGGGATGTGGAGTTAGCTTGGCGACTTGACCAGGCGGGAATATTTGGTGGTGGTGCGCACCGGTGGGTGGGGATTACTGGCACCAATGGGAAAACCACTACTACGGCGATGACTGCCCACATGGTGACGGCGGCAGGGATTCCGGCGATTGCTGTGGGCAATATTGGTACCCCGGTGTTGCAGGCGCTTGCAGCGAGCACGCCAGAGACAGTGTTGGTGTGTGAATTGTCATCGTTCCAATTGCATTGGACAGCCGAGTTCACGCCAGATGTGGGAGTGCTTTTGAATCTGGCGGAAGACCATCTTGATTGGCATGGCGGTTTTGCGGAGTATGCCTTGGCAAAGTTGCAGCTGCTGCGTGCCCCGACCGTGGTGGTTGGTGATGATCCGGTGCTGCAGGATGCAATCGACACCCACCGTGAGACTATTTCCCAGCTGCGGGATCGCAGTGGTGGACAGGGCAGTTGGATTCAGTTTTCGGCAAACGATGTTCCTGCCGGTGGGGTGGGGGTGGCTGGTGACCGGCTGCTGCTTTCCGCATCTGCACCGATTGATCACCAAGGTTGTGTCGCGGGTGAGGATTGCGATCTTGCCCCTGCTGTGGGGATTTCTCCACCGGGACCTGCTGGAATTTATGATGCGGCTGCTGCGGCGACTGCGGCTCTGATCGTTGGGGCGGACAGTACCGCGATTACTGCCGCGTTAGCGTCATTTACGGTGGCTGACCATCGGGGACAATGTGTGCATACGAGTAGCGATGGGGTGCAGTTCATTGATAACTCGAAGGCAACAAATCCGCATGCCGCTTTGAGCGCCATGCAACTCGGTGCGCCATTTGTGTGGATTGCTGGTGGACAGTTAAAAGGTGCCGATATTCGGCCGCTGTTACAAGCAACCAGCCACAATATTTCGGCAGCTATTGTGTTGGGTGTTGATCGGCAGCAATTTGCGGATGCACTTGCTGCGCTGGCGCCGTCGATTCCGGTGGTGGTTATTGATTCCACTGATCCGGTGGCGGCGATGAACGAGGCAGTGTCCCAGGCGGTGGCGGCGGTGTCCCGCCCAGGGGTGGTGCTGCTAGCACCGGCCGCGGCAAGTTTGGATATGTACTCTGGCATGGCTGAGCGTGGGAATCTGTTTGCTGCTGCCGCACGGGCCTATACTCAGTAG
- the mraY gene encoding phospho-N-acetylmuramoyl-pentapeptide-transferase, giving the protein MAQIILSGAVAFLVAIFLTPVLIRRFSAEGLGQEIRAEGPASHMRKRGTPTMGGIAIIAGIVAGYIVGNLAGWFTGKDGFTASGLIVMFLTLAMGALGFADDYIKLWKGRNLGLNKTAKLVGQFAAALIFGWLILRFSNDAGLTPGSTRLSFLRDIDAFDLRIGGGILGTIVFFFFIYIVVSAWSNAVNLTDGLDGLAAGTTAMVMGAYSIITFWQFRYPCAPGQTGGCYEVRDPLSLAIIAAAGLGACLGFLWWNCAPAKIFMGDTGSLALGGLVAGLSVVSRTELLMVVIGALFVIEAASVVIQVAVFKTRGKRFFRMAPFHHHFENGGWAETTVVLRFWLLSAMAIMAGMALFYSEWLATSS; this is encoded by the coding sequence ATGGCTCAAATTATTCTCAGCGGCGCCGTGGCATTTCTCGTCGCGATTTTTCTCACTCCGGTGCTTATCCGCCGATTTTCCGCGGAAGGCCTCGGACAGGAAATTCGCGCCGAAGGTCCAGCCAGTCACATGCGTAAACGTGGTACCCCTACCATGGGTGGTATTGCGATTATTGCCGGTATTGTCGCAGGCTATATTGTCGGCAATTTGGCAGGCTGGTTTACCGGTAAGGATGGCTTCACTGCTTCGGGGCTCATCGTCATGTTCCTCACCCTCGCTATGGGTGCTTTGGGGTTTGCCGATGACTACATCAAATTGTGGAAAGGCCGCAACCTGGGGCTGAACAAGACAGCGAAGCTTGTCGGTCAGTTTGCGGCGGCGTTGATCTTTGGCTGGCTGATCCTGCGTTTTAGTAATGATGCTGGGCTGACCCCCGGTTCTACTCGGTTGAGTTTCCTGCGGGATATTGACGCATTCGATTTGCGAATCGGTGGTGGAATTCTTGGCACCATTGTGTTCTTCTTCTTCATCTATATTGTGGTGTCTGCCTGGTCGAATGCGGTGAACCTTACCGACGGACTCGATGGTCTGGCAGCCGGGACTACAGCGATGGTGATGGGTGCGTATTCGATCATTACTTTTTGGCAGTTCCGGTATCCCTGTGCCCCCGGGCAAACCGGTGGCTGCTATGAGGTGCGTGACCCACTGTCGCTGGCGATTATTGCGGCAGCCGGGCTGGGGGCTTGTTTGGGATTTTTGTGGTGGAACTGTGCCCCGGCGAAAATCTTTATGGGTGATACTGGCTCGCTGGCACTCGGTGGGCTTGTTGCTGGGTTGTCGGTGGTGTCCCGTACAGAACTGTTGATGGTGGTTATCGGTGCGCTCTTTGTGATCGAGGCAGCGTCGGTGGTGATTCAGGTGGCGGTGTTTAAGACCCGCGGTAAGCGATTTTTCCGCATGGCACCGTTCCATCACCATTTTGAAAATGGTGGCTGGGCTGAAACCACTGTGGTGCTGCGATTCTGGTTGCTTTCCGCGATGGCGATCATGGCCGGGATGGCGCTGTTTTATTCCGAATGGTTAGCCACCAGCTCCTAG
- a CDS encoding UDP-N-acetylmuramoyl-tripeptide--D-alanyl-D-alanine ligase, whose translation MIEYSLSRIAEIVGGTLNEHADPAAIVTGSVEFDSRKLQTGSLFVCLPGTKADGHDFAEAAIEAGAVAVLAARDVAVPAIMVPEAQVTKTNASFFDLDPAGDGIRVLTALSRLARAVHDELTQAGMITVGVTGSAGKTSTKDMIGTVLRAAVGPDAPAAAVIAPAGSFNNEIGLPYTALTCTAETQYFVAEMAARGEGHIRQLTDITPPNVGVVLNVGHAHVGEFGSVEAIARAKGELAEAVPAHGLVLLNADDANVAAMAERIHAPLRFTSAGQSTGPTADVWASEITVDSLSRASFVLHCSTGSAPVKLQVFGRHQVDNAVAAAAVGLYAGMPLDAVAAALGSHQAKSVHRMEVTVRRDKVTVIDDSYNANPESMQAALAALQATQPQQQGGRRWAVLGQMGELGDDTIEAHERLGAQLAAYGIDELVAVGQGVAAKALVRGATNAGMSVEQAQSAGAAANIVDCSLAPGDVVLIKASNADHLWDVATMLIDRDRQRRVR comes from the coding sequence ATGATTGAATACAGCCTGTCGCGGATCGCGGAAATCGTGGGCGGGACGCTCAACGAACATGCTGATCCTGCCGCAATAGTCACCGGCAGTGTGGAATTTGATAGCCGTAAACTGCAGACCGGTTCTTTGTTTGTGTGTCTTCCCGGAACGAAAGCTGACGGCCATGATTTTGCAGAAGCTGCAATCGAGGCTGGGGCAGTTGCCGTGTTGGCAGCGCGAGACGTTGCGGTTCCAGCGATCATGGTTCCGGAGGCTCAAGTGACGAAGACGAACGCGTCGTTTTTCGATCTTGACCCCGCAGGCGATGGGATTCGCGTACTTACCGCACTATCCCGTTTAGCACGAGCTGTACATGATGAGCTCACCCAAGCAGGGATGATTACTGTTGGAGTGACCGGATCAGCGGGCAAAACCAGCACGAAAGATATGATCGGGACAGTGCTACGTGCCGCTGTGGGGCCGGATGCACCGGCTGCAGCGGTCATTGCACCGGCGGGGAGTTTCAACAACGAGATTGGTTTACCGTATACGGCGCTGACCTGCACGGCGGAGACGCAATACTTTGTTGCCGAAATGGCTGCCCGGGGAGAAGGGCATATCCGTCAACTCACCGATATCACCCCGCCTAATGTGGGGGTTGTGCTCAACGTTGGCCATGCCCATGTTGGCGAGTTTGGCAGTGTGGAAGCGATTGCTCGGGCGAAAGGTGAGCTTGCTGAAGCAGTTCCTGCCCATGGGCTGGTGTTGCTCAACGCCGACGATGCCAATGTGGCCGCGATGGCAGAACGGATCCACGCACCACTGCGGTTTACCTCCGCGGGACAGTCGACAGGACCTACGGCGGATGTGTGGGCAAGTGAAATCACTGTTGATTCGTTGTCCCGTGCCTCATTTGTGTTGCACTGCTCCACAGGTTCAGCGCCGGTTAAGCTGCAAGTGTTTGGTCGTCATCAGGTTGATAATGCGGTGGCAGCTGCAGCAGTTGGACTGTATGCCGGGATGCCACTGGATGCGGTAGCTGCTGCACTGGGAAGCCACCAGGCGAAAAGTGTCCATCGGATGGAAGTCACCGTGCGCCGCGACAAGGTAACTGTCATCGACGACTCGTACAATGCGAACCCTGAATCGATGCAGGCAGCGCTGGCAGCATTGCAAGCAACGCAGCCGCAACAGCAAGGGGGACGTCGCTGGGCTGTGCTTGGGCAAATGGGTGAGCTTGGCGATGACACAATTGAGGCTCATGAACGTCTCGGGGCGCAATTGGCCGCCTATGGGATTGATGAGCTTGTGGCAGTCGGTCAAGGTGTAGCAGCTAAGGCACTGGTGCGTGGCGCCACGAATGCTGGAATGTCGGTTGAGCAGGCACAGTCGGCAGGGGCAGCTGCCAACATTGTGGACTGTTCACTCGCCCCTGGTGATGTGGTGTTGATTAAAGCATCGAATGCTGATCATCTATGGGATGTCGCCACTATGCTCATCGATCGCGATCGGCAGCGCCGCGTCCGGTAG